In Eleutherodactylus coqui strain aEleCoq1 chromosome 4, aEleCoq1.hap1, whole genome shotgun sequence, the following are encoded in one genomic region:
- the LOC136626484 gene encoding olfactory receptor 1E16-like produces MEAVNISSSFTLLGFSNIPCNHFALFALLLVIYLLTWISNLLLLTSITLSPDLDSPMYFFLGNLSLVDICFSTVTVPQLLHGLYYGRLRISFLSCFLQMYLFVSLGITENFLLAVMALDRYLAICNPLRYTSIMNRRVCSILVVASWFTAALHSFLHTFTISKLAYCEDKLIQHFFCDMTALIRIACSSTTLAEILIYTEGSLAIIIPFLLILASYSLIAQAIVKLKAAESQKKAFFSCSSHLIVVSLFYGTIIFIYFRPPSNYSAIYDRMVSLVYTVITPMLNPFIYSLRNQEVKDTLKKLIQRRQLSLPRKG; encoded by the coding sequence ATGGAAGCGGTGAACATCTCCTCCAGCTTCACTCTGCTGGGTTTTTCAAACATTCCTTGTAACCATTTTGCACTCTTTGCTCTTCTGCTTGTCATCTACCTCCTTACATGGATCAGTAACTTGCTGTTATTAACTTCCATAACCCTATCTCCAGACTTAGATAGTCCTATGTATTTCTTCCTAGGGAATTTATCGCTGGTGGACATTTGCTTCTCCACTGTCACAGTACCACAACTACTTCATGGCCTTTATTATGGCCGCTTGAGGATTTCCTTCTTGAGCTGCTTCCTTCAGATGTATTTGTTTGTGTCATTGGGCATCACTGAGAATTTTCTCTTGGCGGTCATGGCTTTGGATCGGTACTTGGCTATATGTAACCCCCTGCGCTACACGTCTATAATGAATAGAAGGGTATGTTCCATTCTGGTGGTCGCCTCCTGGTTCACAGCAGCTCTACATTCTTTTCTACACACTTTCACCATTTCCAAGCTGGCATACTGTGAAGACAAATTAATCCAGCATTTCTTCTGTGACATGACGGCTCTGATCAGAATTGCTTGCTCAAGCACCACTTTGGCTGAGATCTTAATTTACACTGAAGGGTCTCTAGCCATAATCATTCCATTTCTCTTAATCTTGGCCTCATATTCACTTATTGCTCAGGCCATAGTAAAGCTGAAGGCTGCTGAGAGTCAGAAGAAAGCCTTCTTTTCCTGCTCTTCTCACCtcattgttgtttctcttttctATGGCACAATCATTTTCATTTATTTCCGCCCTCCCTCTAATTACTCTGCCATCTATGATCGAATGGTCAGCCTGGTATACACAGTGATAACACCCATGCTCAACCCCTTTATCTACAGTTTACGAAACCAAGAAGTGAAGGATACACTAAAGAAATTAATTCAAAGGAGGCAACTGTCATTACCAAGAAAGGGCTAA